One Maribacter cobaltidurans genomic window carries:
- a CDS encoding penicillin acylase family protein, whose translation MKLAKKIGYIILALILLIVISGYLFVQLHKPDYSGEKKLLNLQNEVQVYFDEYGIPHIYGQSEEDAFRVLGYVHAQDRLWQMELLRRIGSGGLSEVFGKDLIGTDKFFLSLGIDEASKEAISKLDGNSEGVSIINAYLDGLNQFVEEGPTPVEFYLTGIDKTKFTITDVYNTMGYMAFSFAMGHKTDPLLSNIKDKLGPEYLKDLAIHSDSSTVWIRNYKKSSKDSIGNSVTAMVTDALSKLKLPLFEGSNSWVLAPPKTKNGKVIFANDPHIGFAQPSVWYEAHIETPTYSKYGYHIAGIPFPVLGHNRDIAYGMTMFENDDVDFYYEENNPDNANQYRHNGTWTNYEKVTKSIKVKDSVDVEFTFKKSVHGPILNGIANQIQGERPISMYWVYTQEENTVVDAFYEISHATNLSEFTSALPKIHAPGLNIMYGDAEGNIGWFATAKLWQIPDNINTKLVYEPDNRPNDNREFLKFEKNPQAVNPPWNYVYSANNQPDSVSGMLYPGYYLPENRAKRIVQLLDPKNDWDKNDISSMILDVNSPVHLEIAEDLMSSLNSKELTEKEIKVLDVMKAWDGTYSLDNIGGTMYTRWVYYVLVNTFRDELGEEMFKQLLDTHILKRTIAPMIANENSIWWDDINTSDAKETRETILRNSFTDAISSLEKDFGTDTQEWTWNKVHTLEHGHPIGQVDALRSFFNVGPFPVEGTREVINNLAFPYDSTGLYKVSSGPSTRRIVDFSDVENSISILPTGQSGNPFSEHYKDQAEMYVNGVFRKMMMNKDEIQKSSEMLTFIPNEN comes from the coding sequence ATGAAACTAGCAAAGAAAATAGGGTACATTATTTTGGCCCTTATCCTCCTTATTGTTATATCAGGGTACCTATTCGTACAATTGCACAAGCCTGATTATTCTGGCGAAAAAAAACTCCTGAACCTTCAAAACGAGGTCCAAGTGTATTTTGACGAATATGGGATTCCCCATATTTACGGTCAATCCGAAGAAGATGCCTTTAGGGTGTTGGGCTATGTACATGCCCAAGACCGACTATGGCAAATGGAACTTCTAAGAAGAATTGGTAGCGGTGGACTGTCCGAGGTTTTTGGCAAGGATTTAATCGGTACGGATAAATTCTTTCTTTCCTTGGGAATTGATGAAGCCTCCAAGGAAGCCATCTCCAAACTAGATGGGAATAGCGAGGGCGTTTCCATTATCAATGCCTATTTGGACGGACTCAATCAGTTTGTGGAAGAAGGGCCAACCCCGGTAGAGTTTTACCTTACCGGTATTGATAAGACCAAGTTTACCATTACCGATGTATACAATACCATGGGGTATATGGCCTTTAGTTTTGCCATGGGACATAAGACCGATCCGTTATTGAGCAATATCAAGGATAAATTAGGGCCCGAGTATTTAAAGGATTTGGCTATTCATTCTGATTCTAGCACTGTATGGATAAGGAACTACAAAAAATCTTCTAAAGATTCCATAGGAAACTCCGTGACCGCAATGGTGACCGATGCGCTTAGTAAATTAAAACTTCCGCTTTTTGAAGGAAGTAACAGTTGGGTTTTAGCTCCTCCAAAAACAAAAAATGGGAAGGTCATCTTTGCCAACGACCCCCATATTGGCTTTGCCCAACCTTCGGTTTGGTACGAGGCCCATATAGAAACACCCACGTATTCAAAATACGGATATCATATTGCGGGCATTCCATTTCCAGTACTGGGTCACAACAGGGATATTGCCTACGGAATGACCATGTTTGAGAACGACGATGTGGATTTTTACTATGAAGAAAACAATCCCGATAATGCCAATCAGTATAGGCACAATGGTACTTGGACAAATTATGAAAAAGTAACGAAATCAATTAAGGTCAAGGATTCGGTGGATGTCGAATTTACTTTTAAAAAATCTGTACATGGCCCCATCTTAAATGGCATTGCGAACCAAATTCAAGGAGAACGCCCCATATCCATGTATTGGGTGTATACACAGGAAGAAAATACGGTGGTCGATGCTTTTTACGAAATAAGCCATGCCACAAATCTTTCCGAGTTTACATCGGCCTTGCCAAAAATCCATGCACCTGGACTAAATATTATGTATGGTGATGCAGAAGGTAATATTGGGTGGTTCGCCACGGCCAAATTGTGGCAGATTCCGGATAATATCAATACCAAATTGGTCTATGAACCCGATAATAGACCCAACGATAATCGGGAATTTCTAAAATTCGAGAAGAATCCACAAGCGGTAAACCCACCATGGAATTATGTGTACTCGGCCAACAACCAGCCGGATTCCGTTTCGGGAATGCTATATCCGGGGTATTATTTACCAGAAAACAGGGCCAAAAGAATCGTGCAATTGTTGGACCCCAAAAACGATTGGGATAAGAACGACATCTCCAGTATGATTTTGGATGTGAACTCCCCTGTACATTTGGAAATAGCCGAAGATCTTATGAGCTCTTTGAATAGTAAGGAATTGACAGAAAAGGAAATTAAAGTTCTAGATGTTATGAAAGCTTGGGACGGCACCTATTCATTGGACAATATTGGTGGAACTATGTATACACGTTGGGTATATTATGTTCTGGTCAATACGTTTAGGGATGAGTTGGGCGAAGAAATGTTCAAGCAATTACTGGATACCCATATTTTAAAACGAACCATTGCGCCCATGATTGCCAATGAAAATTCTATTTGGTGGGATGATATCAATACCTCAGATGCAAAAGAGACCAGGGAAACAATACTTAGGAATTCCTTTACAGACGCCATAAGTTCTTTGGAAAAGGATTTTGGTACGGATACCCAGGAGTGGACTTGGAACAAAGTACATACGTTGGAACATGGACATCCTATAGGTCAGGTAGATGCATTACGGTCATTTTTTAATGTGGGACCCTTTCCTGTTGAAGGTACACGTGAGGTCATCAACAATTTGGCCTTTCCTTATGATAGCACGGGATTGTACAAAGTTAGTTCAGGCCCATCCACGCGTAGGATCGTAGATTTTTCCGATGTTGAGAATAGCATAAGTATTTTGCCCACCGGGCAATCCGGAAATCCATTCAGCGAACACTACAAGGACCAGGCGGAGATGTATGTAAATGGAGTGTTCAGGAAAATGATGATGAACAAGGACGAGATTCAAAAATCTTCTGAAATGCTTACATTTATCCCAAACGAGAACTAA
- a CDS encoding pyridoxal phosphate-dependent aminotransferase: protein MNHIDRRNWLKTAALTGGFTFLGGASALALSKPSPNKNNVWLNVAKLNSNENPFGPSLKVRAAITAAFDNACRYPSIVFRPLLEKIAETEGVSTDHIVVTGGSTEGLKAVGLTYGLNGGELIAADPTFQSMMTYAENFGAYVHRVPVDENMQHDLKGMENRVNGKTRLIFICNPNNPTGTLLDKNDLKSFCERTSEKAMVFSDEAYYDFITEPDYPSMVELVKEGKNVIVSKTFSKVYGLAGMRIGYLVARPDIAKRLQKSVMAMTNVLAIEAAKEALKDDEFYKFSVAKNMEAKQAIYKTLDGLELPYIKSHTNFVFFKTGRPIRDMMAAMEKENVLIGRPFPPFYEWARISTGTMEDMKAFDKGLKRVMG, encoded by the coding sequence ATGAATCATATAGACCGAAGAAACTGGTTAAAGACCGCTGCCCTCACCGGTGGTTTTACTTTTTTGGGTGGCGCCAGTGCATTGGCTCTGTCCAAACCAAGTCCCAACAAAAATAATGTTTGGCTAAACGTTGCCAAACTCAACAGCAACGAAAACCCCTTTGGCCCTTCCCTAAAAGTAAGGGCGGCCATAACCGCTGCTTTTGATAATGCCTGTAGGTATCCTTCCATAGTGTTCAGGCCCTTGCTGGAAAAAATTGCGGAGACCGAAGGTGTTTCTACGGACCATATCGTGGTAACAGGTGGTTCTACCGAAGGACTCAAAGCCGTTGGTCTTACGTATGGATTAAATGGAGGGGAACTTATCGCTGCAGATCCTACCTTCCAGTCCATGATGACCTACGCCGAGAACTTTGGCGCCTATGTACACCGAGTTCCGGTGGACGAGAACATGCAGCACGATTTAAAGGGAATGGAAAACCGGGTCAACGGCAAAACCCGACTCATTTTTATCTGTAATCCCAACAATCCTACCGGGACGCTTTTGGATAAAAACGACCTGAAATCCTTTTGTGAACGCACCAGTGAAAAGGCCATGGTCTTTAGCGATGAGGCCTATTATGATTTCATTACGGAACCGGATTACCCTTCCATGGTGGAACTGGTGAAAGAAGGAAAGAACGTCATCGTTTCCAAGACCTTTTCCAAAGTGTACGGACTTGCGGGTATGCGGATAGGCTACTTGGTTGCTCGCCCGGATATTGCAAAGCGATTACAAAAAAGTGTGATGGCCATGACCAATGTGTTGGCCATTGAAGCGGCCAAAGAAGCCTTGAAAGACGATGAATTCTACAAATTTAGCGTGGCGAAAAACATGGAGGCCAAGCAAGCCATTTACAAAACATTGGACGGTTTGGAATTGCCCTATATAAAATCACACACCAATTTTGTCTTCTTTAAAACCGGAAGACCGATAAGGGACATGATGGCCGCCATGGAAAAAGAAAATGTCTTGATCGGCAGGCCCTTCCCACCCTTTTATGAATGGGCCCGTATCAGTACCGGCACCATGGAGGATATGAAGGCTTTTGATAAAGGGCTTAAGAGGGTGATGGGGTAG
- a CDS encoding YifB family Mg chelatase-like AAA ATPase, with product MLTKVYGSAVFGVEATTITVEVNIDKGIGYHLVGLPDNAIKESNYRIAAALQNNQYKIPGKKITINMAPADLRKEGSAYDLTLAMGILAASGQIQSEDIEKYIIMGELSLDGSLQPIKGALPIAIKAQEEGFEGFILPADNAKEAAIVGNLKVFGVENIKQVIDFFDQGTPLEQTVIDTREEFYKSLDFPEFDFSDVKGQESIKRCMEIAAAGGHNIILIGPPGAGKTMLAKRLPSILPPMTLHEALETTKIHSVVGKIKNMGLMSQRPFRSPHHTISDVALVGGGAYPQPGEISLSHNGVLFLDELPEFKRGVLEVMRQPLEDREVTISRARFTVTYPSSFMLVASMNPSPGGYFNDPDAPVTSSPAEMQRYLSKISGPLLDRIDIHIEVTPVPFEKLSEDRKGESSVEIRKRVTAARQLQTERFKELENVHYNAQMNTKQIREYCKLDESSKSLLKNAMERLNLSARAYDRILKVARTIADLANEEELNGNHISEAIQYRSLDREGWLG from the coding sequence ATGCTAACCAAAGTTTATGGCAGTGCCGTTTTTGGCGTTGAGGCTACCACAATTACCGTTGAGGTTAATATTGACAAAGGTATTGGGTATCATTTGGTAGGATTGCCGGATAATGCCATTAAGGAAAGTAATTACAGGATAGCGGCGGCCTTACAGAATAATCAATATAAAATTCCGGGAAAAAAGATTACCATCAATATGGCACCGGCCGACCTCAGGAAGGAGGGTTCCGCATATGACCTTACCTTGGCCATGGGTATTTTGGCGGCATCGGGGCAAATACAGTCCGAAGACATTGAGAAATATATCATTATGGGCGAACTATCCTTGGATGGAAGCCTGCAGCCCATAAAAGGGGCCTTGCCCATTGCCATAAAAGCCCAAGAAGAAGGTTTTGAGGGATTTATTTTGCCAGCCGATAATGCCAAAGAGGCCGCCATCGTGGGGAATTTAAAGGTGTTTGGGGTAGAGAACATTAAACAGGTGATTGATTTCTTTGATCAGGGAACTCCTTTAGAACAGACGGTTATCGATACTAGGGAAGAGTTTTACAAAAGTTTGGATTTTCCTGAATTCGATTTCTCCGATGTAAAAGGTCAGGAAAGTATCAAACGTTGTATGGAGATTGCCGCTGCGGGCGGACATAACATTATCCTGATCGGACCTCCAGGTGCAGGCAAGACTATGTTAGCTAAAAGGTTACCTTCAATATTGCCCCCGATGACCTTGCACGAAGCTTTGGAAACGACCAAGATTCATAGCGTGGTGGGTAAGATTAAGAATATGGGGCTCATGAGCCAACGCCCGTTCCGGAGCCCGCACCACACAATTTCAGATGTGGCACTCGTCGGCGGTGGAGCCTATCCACAGCCCGGAGAGATATCCCTTTCGCATAACGGCGTTTTGTTTTTGGACGAACTGCCCGAATTTAAACGCGGTGTTCTGGAGGTAATGCGTCAGCCCTTGGAAGATCGCGAAGTCACCATTTCACGGGCAAGGTTTACGGTAACTTACCCAAGTAGTTTTATGTTGGTGGCGAGTATGAACCCAAGCCCCGGTGGGTATTTCAATGACCCCGATGCACCCGTGACTTCTTCCCCCGCGGAAATGCAACGCTATCTGAGCAAGATTTCCGGTCCCTTGTTGGACCGAATCGATATCCATATAGAAGTAACCCCAGTACCTTTTGAAAAACTCTCCGAAGATAGAAAAGGGGAGAGCAGTGTGGAAATCCGCAAACGAGTTACGGCTGCGCGCCAACTGCAAACGGAACGATTTAAGGAATTGGAAAATGTGCATTACAATGCACAGATGAATACCAAACAGATCCGGGAATATTGCAAATTGGATGAATCTTCAAAGTCATTGTTGAAAAACGCCATGGAGCGGTTGAACCTTTCCGCCCGGGCCTATGACCGCATCTTAAAAGTGGCCCGAACCATTGCCGATTTAGCGAATGAAGAAGAACTGAACGGCAACCATATTAGTGAAGCGATTCAATATAGAAGTTTGGACCGGGAAGGTTGGTTGGGGTAA
- a CDS encoding trypsin-like peptidase domain-containing protein: protein MNKFKVYILFLLMLIGSNVNSQVGDLELRNYFNAMVFLKDSATIKQNINGIEHEVYLKNPNTKKLIPMKSVGVGSGFFISKGLDDYLVTAQHVGVNISKRGTIAYRNASGKKIEVKLEDITYENENWVYHQEADVAVLHLNLKEKDEEFIKGLEIRFIDYWYLMRDQVAPDRFTDLHVVGYPLGLGVTELNISPITKKVRVSSDILVLPRADRGNLSHFFLLDDPSTSGFSGGPIVYLGDPIISKDKKTYLPSPMRIMGLVHGTISDPKDKAGRFSAIVPSYLIAETIDLAPSFEGTYTYKYPNGKLWSRRIYKNGIPWTVIDNYDPEGKPQEKGTLKDGTGTLNTYDAKGKLIYVERFEKGIRLSLSPVMTTEELEKFGGFAPAKPDEND, encoded by the coding sequence ATGAATAAATTTAAAGTCTATATTTTGTTCTTGTTAATGCTAATAGGTTCTAATGTAAATTCTCAAGTAGGAGATTTAGAATTACGAAATTACTTTAATGCAATGGTCTTTTTAAAGGACTCAGCCACAATAAAACAAAATATAAACGGTATTGAGCATGAAGTGTATTTAAAGAATCCGAATACGAAAAAACTGATACCAATGAAAAGTGTAGGGGTTGGGAGCGGATTTTTTATATCAAAAGGTTTGGACGATTACTTAGTAACTGCTCAACACGTAGGGGTAAATATTTCAAAGCGAGGTACTATTGCTTATCGTAATGCATCTGGAAAAAAGATTGAGGTTAAATTAGAGGACATAACTTATGAAAATGAAAATTGGGTTTATCATCAAGAAGCCGATGTAGCCGTTTTACATTTGAACCTTAAAGAAAAAGATGAGGAATTTATAAAGGGTTTGGAAATTAGATTTATCGATTACTGGTATCTTATGAGAGATCAAGTAGCACCGGATAGATTTACTGATTTGCATGTAGTTGGATATCCTTTGGGTTTAGGGGTGACAGAGCTAAATATCTCCCCAATAACCAAGAAAGTTAGGGTATCTAGTGATATACTGGTTTTACCAAGAGCCGACAGGGGCAATTTAAGCCACTTTTTTCTTTTGGATGACCCTAGTACATCTGGATTTAGTGGTGGGCCAATAGTTTACTTAGGTGATCCAATTATAAGTAAGGATAAAAAAACCTATTTACCCTCTCCCATGCGAATCATGGGGCTTGTACATGGCACGATTTCAGACCCAAAAGACAAAGCAGGTAGATTTTCAGCTATTGTGCCCTCTTATTTAATTGCGGAAACAATTGATTTAGCTCCTTCTTTTGAGGGGACTTATACTTATAAATACCCTAATGGGAAATTATGGAGTAGGAGGATTTACAAAAATGGGATTCCTTGGACAGTAATTGATAATTACGACCCAGAGGGAAAACCACAGGAAAAGGGTACTTTAAAAGATGGGACAGGGACTTTAAATACTTATGATGCCAAAGGTAAACTTATCTATGTTGAAAGATTTGAAAAGGGTATCAGATTAAGCCTTTCCCCAGTTATGACAACAGAGGAATTAGAGAAATTTGGAGGATTTGCACCCGCAAAACCTGATGAGAATGATTGA